The Vicia villosa cultivar HV-30 ecotype Madison, WI linkage group LG1, Vvil1.0, whole genome shotgun sequence genome includes a region encoding these proteins:
- the LOC131616972 gene encoding putative F-box protein PP2-B12, protein MLTEMKLKIEEEKNTIEVLPEECIANILLLTSPVDSCKFSIVSKDFCSASESDIVWDHFLPSDLISIISESQSGSSLLATSPSKKSLYLTLSDNPIIVDNGKKSFQLEKQSGKKIYMLSARDLSIAWGDTPCHWEWITLPESRFQEVARLHIVNWFEIYGKIHSHVLSSNTQYAAFVVYKMINPHNFNPHGVGSIPVELTIDKFEDRICTKEVWLDPNYDKELDDELLGLESPKLRSDGWLEVEIGEFNSSLQDEVFQIGVVEIRNPHTKCGFILEGIEIRPKN, encoded by the exons ATTGCCAATATATTGTTGCTCACAAGTCCAGTCGATTCATGTAAATTCTCCATTGTTTCCAAGGATTTTTGTTCTGCCTCTGAATCAGACATTGTTTGGGATCATTTTCTTCCATCTGATTTGATCTCAATCATTTCTGAGTCTCAATCTGGATCCTCTTTGTTAGCCACATCTCCCTCTAAGAAGTCTCTCTATCTTACTCTCTCTGACAATCCCATCATAGTCGACAATGGTAAAAAG AGCTTTCAGTTAGAAAAACAAAGTGGTAAAAAGATATACATGCTTAGTGCTAGAGATCTCTCCATTGCTTGGGGTGACACTCCTTGCCATTGGGAATGGATAACACTACCAGAGTCGCG ATTTCAAGAAGTTGCTAGGCTACATATTGTGAATTGGTTTGAAATTTATGGAAAAATTCATTCACATGTTTTGTCCTCAAATACTCAATATGCTGCTTTTGTCGTGTACAAAATGATCAATCCCCATAACTTCAATCCTCATGGCGTTGGTAGTATTCCGGTGGAATTAACCATAGATAAATTTGAAGACCGCATATGTACAAAAGAAGTTTGGTTAGATCCAAACTATGATAAGGAACTGGATGATGAGTTATTAGGGCTAGAGAGTCCAAAACTGAGAAGTGATGGATGGTTGGAGGTCGAGATTGGAGAGTTCAATTCAAGCCTACAAGATGAAGTTTTTCAGATAGGTGTTGTTGAGATAAGGAATCCTCATACAAAGTGTGGTTTCATTCTTGAAGGAATAGAAATAAGACCTAAGAATTAG